Proteins encoded in a region of the Raphanus sativus cultivar WK10039 chromosome 8, ASM80110v3, whole genome shotgun sequence genome:
- the LOC130499061 gene encoding uncharacterized protein LOC130499061, with amino-acid sequence MEKTRQQSADAPDQKQLALVETSFVESVDRRHPLGIDRHQMNGHEPVMERQATKEVIQIGMRSKAKKLYVPKHLRREANKAELDGFHKRVKRVPKGMTFEEAYYKYRLGNFFKESRETEKDMEILFNKVCRKPKRTLKKEQDPGKFLVPCSINNHDLPNALCDIGSAVSIMAIDTAEVLGLKTEPSKDSFAFIDNSKANSAGMIRNVKVDIGECTIPVDFHVVELKSGRTSSLLFDRAFMATVGAVCDLKKNRMCLTNVDENVFNDPVEKKKSEDLISYIEMFEDPAPLTYADREFAKSGSTSIDIQLSRSVDNEPHESTDTEPLESIDSIQISEQNETENVRRKVLSVECAAEEVQLLLLR; translated from the exons ATGGAGAAGACCAGACAGCAATCTGCAGATGCACCAGACCAAAAGCAATTGGCTCTAGTTGAAActtctttcgttgagagtgtcgatcgacgacatCCACttggtatcgatcgacaccaaatGAACGGACATGAACCTGTCATGGAACGGCAAGCAACAAAAGAAGTGATTCAGATTGGGATGAGGTCGAAAGCTAAGAAACTCTATGTTCCCAAACACCTGAGGAGAGAAGCTAACAAAGCTGAACTTGATGGATTTCACAAGAGGGTGAAGAGAGTTCCTAAGGGTATGACTTTTGAGGAAGCCTATTATAAGTACAGACTTGGTAATTTCTTCAAAGAGAGCAGAGAGACAGAAAAGGACATGGAGATATTATTCAACAAGGTCTGCCGTAAGCCTAAGAGGACTCTAAAGAAGGAACAAGATCCTGGAAAGTTTCTGGTTCCATGCTCTATAAATAACCACGATTTGCCAAACGCCCTCTGCGATATTGGATCTGCAGTGAGCATCATGGCTATAGACACTGCTGAAGTATTAGGATTAAAGACGGAACCTTCAAAAGATAGTTTTGCTTTCATTGATAACTCCAAAGCAAACTCAGCAGGCATGATCAGGAATGTTAAAGTGGATATAGGAGAATGCACTAttcctgtggattttcatgtcgtGGAGCTCAAATCAGGCAGGACATCTTCCCTTCTTTTTGATAGAGCCTtcatggctacagtgggagcagTTTGTGATCTTAAAAAGAATAGGATGTGCCTAACTAATGTTGATGAAAATGTCTTCAATGAtcctgtggagaagaagaaaagtgaagATTTGATTTCATACATAGAGATGTTTGAAGATCCAGCACCTCTAACATATGCAGATCGCGAGTTTGCAAAATCAggatcaacatcgatcgacattcaaCTTTCAAGATCGGTCGACAATGAGCCTCACGAATCGACCGACACAGAGCCTTTAGAATCGATTGACAGCATCCAAATTTCAGAACAGAACGAGACTGAAaa TGTCAGGAGGAAAGTCTTGAGTGTAGAGTGCGCCGCAGAGGAGGTCCAGCTTCTTTTGCTAAG gtaa
- the LOC108831557 gene encoding uncharacterized protein LOC108831557, with amino-acid sequence MHIYASCGVWKFDPNKGWGFAVDKERGRVLAVELTSSFEDLRKTAFEDFGIDQNEVELELSYLPMELISTIDCPPVIIENDRQLKKFLTYVRGKASTRLCVSISPLNGNIDNIEVDKEQPQSPSREQGEPSSFSPGDHIGSSSESSNDAEDYGNSNASEEDGGVDLSAKEDDRGKSVRFSLVDVVKKGETFQNKMKLKAALEMSAMKHSFDYRVVNSDIKLWYIRCIDNRCKWSVRAEGLSGSTYFIIKKYIADHTCAASSMKNGGRTASAKTIGTLIMHRYDGVKEGPKTNDVIQIMRMDHGCEISKSLAWDSSEFAISVVRGIPEKSFGKIPRYLHMLKEANPGTHTFYETDVDGKFRFLFVSFGQSLRGFHRSMRKVLVVDGTFLKGKYKGVLLAATALDGNSNLYPVAFAVVDSENDRSWDWFMRQLKLVVADERSLAFISDRNTSLCKAIENVYPLSQHGICIHHLLNNVVKHFRGKGLVALIAKASKAYRVVDFQQRFQAVCNISPAIGNYLTEAEISKWARCQFPGFRYDIRTTNPAESINSALRTPREYPVILLLDSIREMLTRWFFERRTLSRKHTKPLTVAIEKKIDRRITKGKTFLVQPINEHRFLVRGDTIDCLVDLDRRTCSCGKHDLLKIPCRHAIKAGLTVGRAPSSLTDDMYTTSTWRTAYEETINPIGFPEDSWIVPDDVRNANVLPPESRRAAGRRRKRRYETVEDKLRSSQGTQQKKKRRCSRCGEENHNRATCDRAI; translated from the coding sequence ATGCATATCTATGCCTCTTGTGGGGTGTGGAAATTTGATCCCAATAAAGGATGGGGATTTGCTGTTGATAAAGAACGAGGTAGAGTACTGGCTGTGGAATTGACAAGTTCCTTTGAAGATCTAAGGAAGACAGCTTTTGAGGACTTTGGAATTGACCAAAACGAAGTCGAGCTTGAGTTAAGCTACTTACCTATGGAGTTGATAAGCACCATAGACTGTCCCCCAGTTATCATTGAGAATGATCGACAACTCAAAAAATTTCTTACATATGTACGTGGAAAAGCTTCTACAAGGTTGTGTGTGTCTATTTCACCTCTCAATGGAAACATCGACAACATTGAGGTTGATAAGGAGCAACCTCAATCGCCTTCCAGAGAGCAAGGTGAGCCATCCTCGTTTTCACCCGGAGATCACATCGGTAGTTCATCTGAATCAAGCAATGATGCTGAAGACTATGGTAACTCGAACGCCTCAGAAGAAGATGGAGGTGTTGACTTAAGTGCAAAAGAAGACGATAGGGGGAAAAGTGTTCGGTTTTCTTTGGTGGATGTTGTAAAGAAGGGTGAAActtttcaaaacaaaatgaaGTTGAAAGCAGCACTCGAAATGTCAGCAATGAAGCATAGCTTCGACTACAGAGTTGTGAATTCGGACATAAAACTGTGGTATATTAGATGCATTGACAACCGTTGCAAGTGGAGTGTTCGTGCTGAGGGGTTATCAGGATCCACATATTtcatcataaaaaaatatatagcgGATCATACATGTGCTGCGTCGAGTATGAAAAATGGTGGTCGGACAGCTTCTGCAAAAACTATTGGCACTCTAATAATGCATAGGTATGATGGTGTGAAAGAAGGTCCCAAAACTAATGATGTCATACAGATTATGAGAATGGACCATGGATGCGAGATATCTAAATCCTTAGCATGGGATTCTAGTGAGTTTGCAATTAGTGTGGTCAGAGGTATTCCAGAGAAGAGTTTTGGAAAAATTCCGAGGTACTTGCACATGCTCAAAGAAGCTAATCCAGGAACACACACGTTTTATGAAACCGATGTTGATGGTAAATTTCGCTTTCTCTTCGTTTCGTTTGGGCAATCACTCCGAGGTTTTCACAGGTCCATGCGAAAAGTTCTTGTTGTCGATGGGACCTTTTTGAAGGGCAAGTACAAAGGGGTATTACTTGCTGCTACAGCTTTAGATGGAAACTCTAACTTGTATCCTGTTGCATTTGCCGTTGTGGACTCGGAAAATGACCGTTCATGGGATTGGTTTATGAGACAGCTAAAGCTTGTTGTTGCGGACGAGCGTTCTCTAGCTTTTATATCAGACAGAAATACCTCTCTTTGCAAGGCGATTGAGAATGTTTATCCTCTTTCTCAACATGGCATTTGCATTCACCATCTGTTGAATAATGTGGTCAAACATTTTAGAGGAAAGGGATTGGTTGCATTGATTGCAAAAGCTTCTAAAGCTTATAGAGTTGTTGATTTTCAGCAGAGATTCCAAGCTGTTTGCAATATTAGTCCAGCTATTGGAAACTATTTAACGGAAGCTGAGATTTCAAAGTGGGCTCGCTGTCAGTTTCCAGGATTCAGGTACGACATCAGGACGACAAACCCGGCTGAATCAATAAACTCTGCTTTGCGCACACCAAGAGAGTATCCTGTAATTCTGTTGTTGGATAGCATCAGAGAAATGTTGACACGTTGGTTCTTCGAACGTCGGACACTGAGCAGGAAGCATACAAAACCATTAACTGTTGCCATCGAGAAGAAGATAGATAGGCGGATTACGAAGGGTAAAACGTTTCTTGTCCAACCAATTAACGAGCATCGTTTTTTGGTTCGTGGAGATACAATCGACTGCCTGGTTGATCTAGACAGACGGACTTGCTCATGTGGGAAACATGACTTGCTAAAGATTCCATGTAGACACGCTATCAAGGCTGGTTTAACAGTTGGCCGAGCCCCATCTTCCCTTACGGATGACATGTACACTACTTCCACTTGGAGAACAGCTTATGAGGAAACTATTAATCCAATAGGTTTTCCTGAAGATAGTTGGATTGTTCCAGATGATGTTCGAAATGCTAATGTGCTACCTCCTGAATCAAGAAGAGCAgcaggaaggagaagaaaacgAAGGTATGAGACAGTTGAAGACAAGCTCCGTTCATCGCAAGGAactcaacaaaaaaagaagCGCAGATGCAGTCGATGTGGCGAAGAGAATCATAACAGGGCTACATGTGACAGAGCTATTTAA